A single region of the Nocardioides aquaticus genome encodes:
- a CDS encoding flavin-containing monooxygenase, translating into MTPSTTVDVLVMGAGFAGLCAAIKLDEDGERDLVVIEKGSDVGGTWRDNTYPGAACDVPSQLYSYSFAPGDWSMSFSPQPEIQAYLQRVARESGVLDRFVFDTRVDGATWDEAEQRWMVETTGPRGSTTYAARVVVSATGGLSEPKLPDIEGIGDFGGELFHSARWDHDTDLAGKRVAVIGTGASAIQIVPQVAGTAGHLDVYQRTAPYVIPRHDRSYSRLERVALRHVPGMQNLYRTAIYWGREAYVPAFTRQPKLAWPAKKMALANLEKGVTDPELRARLTPDFEIGCKRILISNTYYPALDRDDVEVVTDRIERVTPTGIVTADGTERPIDVLIVATGFFTTELPVTEHLVGRTGETLAAQWKRTGMSAFKGTAVANFPNLFFLVGPNTGLGHSSMVFMIESQVSYLRSVLRSMREGSWAEVEVHAEAEHAWSAGLQRRMRRTVWHTGGCASWYLDDQGRNTTLWPRSTFAFRGTTASFDEDAFRLTRRRRTTRTTPGDDPGTAPQTEKVPA; encoded by the coding sequence ATGACTCCCTCCACCACCGTCGACGTGCTCGTCATGGGCGCCGGCTTCGCCGGCCTGTGCGCCGCGATCAAGCTCGACGAGGACGGCGAGCGCGACCTCGTCGTGATCGAGAAGGGCTCCGACGTCGGCGGCACCTGGCGCGACAACACCTACCCCGGCGCCGCCTGCGACGTCCCGAGCCAGCTGTACAGCTACTCCTTCGCCCCGGGCGACTGGTCGATGTCCTTCTCCCCGCAGCCCGAGATCCAGGCCTACCTCCAGCGCGTCGCGCGCGAGTCCGGCGTGCTGGACCGGTTCGTCTTCGACACCCGGGTCGACGGCGCCACCTGGGACGAGGCCGAGCAGCGCTGGATGGTCGAGACGACCGGCCCGCGGGGCAGCACGACGTACGCCGCGCGCGTGGTCGTCTCCGCGACGGGCGGCCTGTCGGAGCCGAAGCTGCCCGATATCGAGGGCATCGGGGACTTCGGCGGGGAGCTCTTCCACTCCGCTCGGTGGGATCACGACACCGACCTGGCCGGCAAGCGGGTCGCGGTCATCGGCACCGGGGCCTCGGCCATCCAGATCGTGCCGCAGGTCGCCGGGACGGCCGGTCACCTCGACGTCTACCAGCGCACCGCGCCGTACGTCATCCCGCGCCACGACCGCAGCTACAGCCGCCTCGAGCGGGTCGCCCTGCGCCACGTCCCCGGCATGCAGAACCTCTACCGCACGGCGATCTACTGGGGCCGCGAGGCCTACGTGCCGGCCTTCACCCGGCAGCCGAAGCTGGCGTGGCCGGCCAAGAAGATGGCGCTGGCGAATCTCGAGAAGGGCGTGACGGACCCGGAGCTGCGCGCCCGGCTCACGCCCGACTTCGAGATCGGCTGCAAGCGGATCCTGATCTCCAACACCTACTACCCCGCCCTGGACCGTGACGACGTCGAGGTGGTCACCGACCGGATCGAGCGGGTGACGCCGACCGGCATCGTCACCGCCGACGGCACCGAGCGCCCGATCGACGTGCTGATCGTGGCCACCGGCTTCTTCACCACCGAGCTCCCGGTCACCGAGCACCTCGTCGGCCGCACCGGCGAGACCCTCGCGGCGCAGTGGAAGCGCACCGGGATGTCGGCCTTCAAGGGCACCGCGGTGGCGAACTTCCCGAACCTGTTCTTCCTGGTCGGCCCCAACACCGGCCTGGGTCACTCCTCGATGGTGTTCATGATCGAGTCCCAGGTCTCCTACCTGCGCTCGGTGCTGCGCTCCATGCGCGAGGGCTCGTGGGCCGAGGTCGAGGTGCACGCCGAGGCCGAGCACGCCTGGTCGGCCGGGTTGCAGCGCAGGATGCGCCGTACCGTCTGGCACACCGGCGGCTGCGCCAGCTGGTACCTCGACGACCAGGGCCGCAACACCACGCTGTGGCCCCGCTCGACCTTCGCCTTCCGCGGCACGACGGCCTCCTTCGACGAGGACGCCTTCCGCCTCACCCGGCGCCGCCGCACCACCCGTACGACACCCGGGGACGACCCCGGGACCGCCCCCCAGACCGAGAAGGTGCCCGCATGA
- a CDS encoding SDR family NAD(P)-dependent oxidoreductase, with amino-acid sequence MKTLDDKVVVITGAGSGIGRALALDLARRGSRLALSDVSEAGLAETVALVEAAGVREVRSDPLDVADRAAFEAYATEVAAHFGRVNVVINNAGVALAGNLLDLSWEDMDWITGINFTGVLHGTKFFLPHLIASGDGHVVNLSSLFGLLSIPGQSMYNAAKYAVRGMTESLREEMLIAGHPVGVTSVHPGGIKTAIARSARVSDKEDQAATAKLFDEKLAKMTPERAAEIIVKGILTNKARVLVGLDAHLLHHFARLTGSRYQDVVAKVYGRIAPKGAVV; translated from the coding sequence ATGAAGACGCTCGACGACAAGGTGGTCGTGATCACCGGTGCCGGTTCCGGCATCGGCCGCGCCCTGGCCCTCGACCTGGCCCGCCGCGGCTCCCGCCTCGCCCTCTCCGACGTGTCCGAGGCGGGCCTGGCCGAGACCGTCGCGCTGGTCGAGGCCGCCGGGGTCCGCGAGGTCCGCTCCGACCCGCTCGACGTGGCCGACCGCGCCGCCTTCGAGGCCTACGCCACCGAGGTCGCGGCGCACTTCGGTCGGGTCAACGTGGTGATCAACAACGCCGGGGTCGCCCTGGCCGGCAACCTGCTGGACCTCTCGTGGGAGGACATGGACTGGATCACCGGCATCAACTTCACCGGCGTCCTGCACGGCACGAAGTTCTTCCTGCCGCACCTGATCGCCTCCGGTGACGGCCACGTGGTCAACCTGTCCTCGCTGTTCGGGCTGCTCTCGATCCCGGGCCAGAGCATGTACAACGCCGCGAAGTACGCCGTGCGCGGGATGACCGAGTCGCTGCGCGAGGAGATGCTCATCGCCGGCCACCCGGTCGGGGTCACCTCGGTGCACCCCGGCGGGATCAAGACGGCGATCGCCCGCAGCGCCCGGGTCTCCGACAAGGAGGACCAGGCCGCGACCGCGAAGCTGTTCGACGAGAAGCTGGCCAAGATGACGCCCGAGCGGGCCGCCGAGATCATCGTCAAGGGGATCCTGACCAACAAGGCGCGGGTCCTGGTCGGGCTCGACGCCCACCTGCTGCACCACTTCGCCCGGCTCACCGGCTCGCGGTACCAGGACGTCGTGGCCAAGGTGTACGGCCGGATCGCGCCGAAGGGCGCCGTGGTGTGA
- the hrpA gene encoding ATP-dependent RNA helicase HrpA, which produces MAGSAPSWTITYPADLPVSQRRDDIAAAIRDHQVVVVAGETGSGKTTQLPKICLELGRGRGPEKDEQGRTTGGIIGHTQPRRIAARSVAERLADELGTELGGPEAPVGYQVRFTDRTSKATRIKVMTDGILLAELQRDRDLRRYDTLIIDEAHERSLNIDFLLGYLKRLLPRRPDLKVVITSATIDVERFSQHFGAGPDAPAPVVEVTGRTFPVEVRYRPLLELPEDDEDGEPVQRDQTEAVVEACRELAGEGNGDVLVFLPGEREIRDTAEALEQALGLDRGSRNGRGGHVEVLPLFSRLSAAEQHRVFSSHAGRRIVLSTNVAETSLTVPGIRYVVDTGLARISRYSVRTKVQRLPIEPVSQASANQRAGRCGRVAPGICIRLYSEEDFEGRPEFTEPEILRTNLASVILQMTSLGLGDVARFPFVEPPDRRNVTAGVQLLEELGALQPGQDRRGGRRLTERGRRLSRLPIDPRLGRMLLEAEQLGCLREVLVITAALSLQDPRERPVEQRAQADQQHARFTVEGSDFLTWLALWRYLREQQHELSGSAFRRMCKREHLNWLRVREWQDYESQLRQVCKEMKLTVGQIADTADADGIHQALLSGLLSQIGLLEPREKEREGAGGKRRPGPREYLGARGSRFVVFPGSALHRKNPTFLMAGELVETSRLFARQNAAIQPEWAERLGGDLVKRTYSEPHWSLKRGSVVAHERATLYGVPLVADRLVPYGKVDPELSRELFIRHALVQGEWRSHHRFLRTNRALLEEAEELEHRARRRDIVVDEETLFDFYDARVGADVVSGAHFDGWWKKQRRTQPDLLTFDPSMLTRSTAGEVREADYPAQWQGSAEGLTFGISYHFEPGAAEDGLTIDLPVATLNQVDDADFSWNVPGLRHELVTALVRSLPKNLRVSLVPAPDKARAFLAEVPAGQEPLLDALERWVRSTVGVVVPRDAWDWDKVAPHLRPTFRMLGEDGAEQARGKDLTALKAPLRAELDQALAGAADDSGLTRRGETTWVFGAVEDEVVQRRAGHEVRAFPALVDEGRAVGLTVLASAEEAEAHHRLGVRRLLRLEVDRRHPGAAGRVLDGLGNAQKLGLAGSPYPTVAALLDDALDGVLGERADAAVARSGVRDEAAFAALVREVGDPRPALAAMVLDVLDVLDRWRAAEKALGGRAEMAELPALTDLQAQLAGLVHVTGPEGGFLAEAGPARLRRYRAYLGAVVARRELLAEPGGPSRDRQLAGGLADVQDTWRHAVAALPPGRPPGARLRRARWMLEELRVSSFAQRLGTDGPVSEQRVRKVLQA; this is translated from the coding sequence ATGGCCGGCAGTGCTCCCTCGTGGACGATCACCTACCCCGCCGACCTGCCGGTCTCCCAGCGCCGCGACGACATCGCCGCCGCGATCCGCGACCACCAGGTCGTCGTCGTGGCCGGCGAGACCGGGTCGGGCAAGACCACCCAGCTGCCCAAGATCTGCCTCGAGCTCGGTCGTGGGCGCGGGCCCGAGAAGGACGAGCAGGGGCGCACCACCGGCGGGATCATCGGCCACACCCAGCCGCGCCGGATCGCGGCGCGCTCGGTCGCCGAGCGGCTGGCCGACGAGCTGGGCACCGAGCTGGGCGGGCCGGAGGCCCCGGTCGGCTACCAGGTCCGCTTCACCGACCGCACCTCGAAGGCCACGCGGATCAAGGTGATGACCGACGGCATCCTGCTGGCCGAGCTGCAGCGCGACCGGGACCTGCGCCGCTACGACACCCTGATCATCGACGAGGCGCACGAGCGCAGCCTCAACATCGACTTCCTGCTCGGCTACCTCAAGCGCCTTCTCCCGCGTCGGCCCGACCTCAAGGTCGTCATCACCTCGGCCACGATCGACGTCGAGCGGTTCTCCCAGCACTTCGGCGCGGGGCCGGACGCTCCGGCGCCGGTCGTCGAGGTCACCGGGCGCACCTTCCCCGTCGAGGTCCGCTACCGCCCGCTGCTGGAGCTGCCCGAGGACGACGAGGACGGTGAGCCGGTCCAGCGCGACCAGACCGAGGCGGTCGTCGAGGCCTGCCGCGAGCTCGCGGGCGAGGGCAACGGCGACGTCCTGGTCTTCCTGCCCGGCGAGCGGGAGATCCGCGACACCGCCGAGGCCCTCGAGCAGGCGCTCGGCCTGGACCGCGGCTCGCGCAACGGCCGCGGCGGCCACGTCGAGGTCCTGCCCCTGTTCTCCCGGCTCTCCGCCGCCGAGCAGCACCGGGTCTTCTCCTCCCACGCCGGGCGCCGGATCGTCTTGTCCACCAACGTCGCCGAGACCTCGCTGACCGTCCCCGGCATCCGGTACGTCGTGGACACCGGGCTGGCGCGCATCTCCCGCTACTCGGTGCGCACCAAGGTCCAGCGCCTCCCGATCGAGCCGGTCAGCCAGGCCTCGGCCAACCAGCGCGCCGGCCGCTGCGGTCGCGTTGCGCCCGGCATCTGCATCCGGCTCTACTCCGAGGAGGACTTCGAGGGGCGCCCGGAGTTCACCGAGCCCGAGATCCTGCGCACCAACCTGGCCTCGGTCATCCTCCAGATGACCAGCCTCGGCCTCGGCGACGTCGCCCGCTTCCCGTTCGTGGAGCCGCCCGACCGCCGCAACGTCACCGCCGGCGTGCAGCTGCTCGAGGAGCTCGGGGCGCTGCAGCCCGGCCAGGACCGCCGCGGCGGGCGCCGGCTCACCGAGCGCGGGCGCCGCCTCTCCCGGCTGCCGATCGACCCCCGCCTGGGCCGGATGCTGCTCGAGGCCGAGCAGCTCGGCTGCCTGCGCGAGGTCCTGGTCATCACCGCGGCCCTGTCGCTGCAGGACCCCCGCGAGCGCCCGGTCGAGCAGCGCGCCCAGGCCGACCAGCAGCACGCCCGCTTCACGGTCGAGGGCTCCGACTTCCTGACCTGGCTCGCGCTGTGGCGCTACCTGCGCGAGCAGCAGCACGAGCTGTCCGGGTCGGCGTTCCGTCGGATGTGCAAGCGCGAGCACCTGAACTGGCTGCGCGTGCGGGAGTGGCAGGACTACGAGTCGCAGCTGCGCCAGGTCTGCAAGGAGATGAAGCTCACCGTCGGCCAGATCGCGGACACGGCGGACGCCGACGGCATCCACCAGGCGCTGCTGTCGGGCCTGCTGTCGCAGATCGGGCTGCTCGAGCCGCGGGAGAAGGAGCGCGAGGGCGCCGGCGGCAAGCGGCGGCCGGGGCCACGGGAGTACCTCGGCGCCCGCGGGTCGCGGTTCGTGGTGTTCCCCGGCAGTGCGCTGCACCGCAAGAACCCGACCTTCCTGATGGCCGGCGAGCTGGTCGAGACCTCCCGGCTCTTCGCCCGGCAGAACGCCGCGATCCAGCCGGAGTGGGCCGAGCGCCTCGGCGGCGACCTGGTGAAGCGGACGTACTCGGAGCCGCACTGGTCGCTCAAGCGCGGCTCCGTGGTCGCCCACGAGCGGGCCACGCTGTACGGCGTCCCGCTCGTCGCCGACCGCCTGGTGCCCTACGGCAAGGTCGACCCCGAGCTGTCGCGCGAGCTGTTCATCCGGCACGCCCTGGTGCAGGGGGAGTGGCGCTCGCACCACCGCTTCCTGCGCACCAACCGGGCCCTCCTCGAGGAGGCCGAGGAGCTCGAGCACCGCGCCCGCCGCCGCGACATCGTCGTCGACGAGGAGACCCTGTTCGACTTCTACGACGCCCGCGTCGGCGCCGACGTCGTGAGCGGCGCGCACTTCGACGGCTGGTGGAAGAAGCAGCGCCGCACCCAGCCCGACCTGCTCACCTTCGACCCCTCGATGCTCACCCGCAGCACCGCCGGGGAGGTCCGCGAGGCCGACTACCCCGCCCAGTGGCAGGGCAGCGCCGAGGGCCTCACCTTCGGCATCAGCTACCACTTCGAGCCCGGCGCGGCCGAGGACGGCCTGACCATCGACCTGCCGGTGGCGACGCTGAACCAGGTCGACGACGCCGACTTCTCCTGGAACGTCCCCGGCCTGCGCCACGAGCTGGTCACCGCCCTGGTGCGGAGCCTGCCCAAGAACCTGCGCGTCAGCCTGGTGCCGGCGCCCGACAAGGCCCGTGCGTTCCTCGCCGAGGTGCCGGCCGGGCAGGAGCCGCTGCTCGACGCCCTCGAGCGCTGGGTGCGCTCCACCGTCGGCGTCGTGGTCCCGCGCGACGCCTGGGACTGGGACAAGGTGGCCCCGCACCTGCGCCCGACCTTCCGCATGCTCGGCGAGGACGGCGCGGAGCAGGCCCGCGGCAAGGACCTCACCGCGCTCAAGGCGCCGTTGCGCGCCGAGCTCGACCAGGCCCTAGCCGGCGCCGCCGACGACTCCGGGCTGACCCGCCGCGGCGAGACCACCTGGGTCTTCGGGGCGGTCGAGGACGAGGTCGTCCAGCGCCGCGCCGGCCACGAGGTGCGGGCGTTCCCGGCCCTGGTCGACGAGGGCCGCGCCGTCGGGCTCACCGTGCTGGCCTCGGCCGAGGAGGCCGAGGCCCACCACCGCCTGGGCGTACGTCGGCTGCTGCGCCTCGAGGTCGACCGCCGCCACCCCGGCGCGGCCGGGCGGGTGCTCGACGGGCTCGGCAACGCCCAGAAGCTCGGCCTGGCCGGCTCGCCCTACCCGACGGTGGCCGCGCTCCTCGACGACGCGCTGGACGGCGTGCTGGGTGAGCGGGCCGACGCCGCGGTCGCGCGGAGCGGGGTGCGGGACGAGGCCGCCTTCGCCGCGCTCGTGCGGGAGGTCGGCGACCCCCGGCCCGCGCTGGCCGCGATGGTGCTCGACGTGCTCGACGTGCTGGACCGGTGGCGGGCCGCGGAGAAGGCGCTCGGCGGGCGCGCCGAGATGGCCGAGCTGCCGGCGCTGACCGACCTCCAGGCGCAGCTGGCCGGCCTGGTCCACGTCACGGGGCCCGAGGGCGGGTTCCTGGCCGAGGCCGGCCCGGCCCGGCTCCGCCGCTACCGCGCCTACCTCGGCGCCGTGGTCGCCCGCCGCGAGCTGCTCGCGGAGCCCGGCGGCCCCTCGCGCGACCGTCAGCTCGCCGGCGGCCTCGCCGACGTCCAGGACACCTGGCGGCACGCCGTCGCTGCCCTGCCGCCCGGCCGACCGCCGGGGGCCCGGCTGCGCCGTGCCCGGTGGATGCTCGAGGAGCTGCGCGTGTCGTCGTTCGCCCAGCGCCTGGGCACCGACGGCCCGGTCAGCGAGCAGCGCGTGCGCAAGGTCCTCCAGGCCTGA
- a CDS encoding TetR/AcrR family transcriptional regulator, translated as MTAPAPRPPRSRLSPEQRREQLLDLGVRLLATRPVDELSIDLLAVEAGISRGLLYHYFGNKADFHEAVVRRAADALIEQTAPPETGDPVERLAVSMTAYVDFVVANHEGYLSLVRGAAGGNPTLREIYDEALHALTDRLFTEGTRQGLLADSPRHRLVVRGWAALVEQLVLGWYDDPGGVSREELLDLVTNALLALVGTLPD; from the coding sequence GTGACCGCGCCCGCACCACGCCCGCCCCGCTCCCGGCTGAGCCCGGAGCAGCGTCGCGAGCAGCTGCTGGACCTCGGGGTACGCCTGCTGGCCACCCGCCCGGTCGACGAGCTGTCGATCGACCTGCTGGCGGTCGAGGCCGGCATCTCGCGCGGGCTGCTCTACCACTACTTCGGCAACAAGGCGGACTTCCACGAGGCCGTCGTCCGACGCGCGGCCGACGCGCTGATCGAGCAGACCGCGCCCCCCGAGACGGGGGACCCGGTGGAGCGGCTGGCGGTGTCGATGACGGCGTACGTCGATTTCGTGGTGGCCAACCACGAGGGCTACCTGTCGCTGGTGCGCGGCGCCGCGGGCGGCAACCCGACGCTGCGAGAGATCTACGACGAGGCCCTGCACGCGCTGACCGACCGGCTCTTCACCGAGGGCACGAGGCAGGGCCTGCTCGCCGACAGCCCGCGCCACCGGCTGGTGGTGCGGGGCTGGGCGGCGCTGGTCGAGCAGCTCGTGCTCGGGTGGTACGACGACCCCGGCGGCGTGAGCCGCGAGGAGCTGCTCGACCTGGTGACCAACGCGCTGCTGGCGCTGGTCGGGACGCTCCCGGACTGA
- a CDS encoding DUF402 domain-containing protein yields the protein MSPADSPVGSPTAGTAVHVAMTKWGDRPHWEFDAVVLGHDEHGTWLGIPAGTPHARPGMAFVSEVASVTLVPADGAWALPTFYAPGIWCRTYVDVATPAVWDTSEDVPVLRAVDLDLDVIRGGHGRVWVDDEDEFAEHRVSLGYPPEVVAAAERSVGAVLAAVTDRLPPYDDRTPAAWLEQVAGDSAP from the coding sequence GTGAGCCCTGCAGACTCCCCCGTCGGGTCCCCCACCGCGGGCACCGCCGTGCACGTCGCGATGACCAAGTGGGGCGACCGCCCGCACTGGGAGTTCGACGCGGTGGTGCTCGGCCACGACGAGCACGGCACCTGGCTCGGGATCCCGGCCGGGACGCCGCACGCCAGGCCGGGGATGGCGTTCGTCTCGGAGGTCGCCAGCGTGACCCTGGTGCCGGCCGACGGCGCCTGGGCGCTGCCGACCTTCTACGCCCCCGGCATCTGGTGCCGCACCTACGTCGACGTCGCCACCCCCGCCGTCTGGGACACCAGCGAGGACGTGCCGGTGCTGCGCGCCGTCGACCTCGACCTCGACGTGATCCGGGGCGGGCACGGCCGGGTCTGGGTCGACGACGAGGACGAGTTCGCCGAGCACCGCGTCTCGCTCGGCTACCCGCCCGAGGTGGTGGCCGCCGCCGAACGGTCCGTCGGGGCCGTCCTGGCGGCGGTCACCGACCGCCTGCCGCCGTACGACGACCGCACGCCGGCGGCCTGGCTGGAGCAGGTGGCCGGGGACTCAGCGCCCTGA
- the rocD gene encoding ornithine--oxo-acid transaminase, translating into MTTSVTTPSQASHATHPSVHELEGSAAFTRSEAHTAHNYHPLPVVVANAEGAFMTDVDGRRYLDLLAGYSALNFGHSHPGLLRVAHEQLDKLTLTSRAFVHDQFADFTEGLAALCGKDSVLPMNTGAEAVETAIKVSRKWGYQVKGVPTDQAEIIVASGNFHGRTTTIVGFSDDPAAHDDFGPFAPGFVTVPYGDLAALEAAITPNTVAVLVEPIQGEGGVVIPPEGYLRGIRAACTRENVLFAADEIQAGLGRTGRTFACDHEDVVPDIYVLGKALGGGIVPVSAIVADNDVLGVLRPGQHGSTFGGNPLACAVGAEVVRMLATGDFQRRAAELGEMVRERLEGLVGHGVVGVRVRGLWAGVDIDPARGSGREICEALMERGVLAKDTHGSTIRLAPPLVVDADDLAWGLDQLAEVVAG; encoded by the coding sequence ATGACCACCTCGGTCACCACGCCCAGCCAGGCCAGCCACGCCACGCACCCCTCGGTCCACGAGCTCGAGGGCTCGGCCGCGTTCACGCGCTCCGAGGCGCACACGGCGCACAACTACCACCCGCTCCCGGTGGTCGTGGCGAACGCCGAGGGCGCCTTCATGACCGACGTGGACGGCCGTCGCTACCTCGACCTGCTCGCCGGGTACTCCGCGCTCAACTTCGGCCACAGCCACCCCGGACTGCTGCGCGTCGCCCACGAGCAGCTCGACAAGCTGACGCTGACCAGCCGCGCCTTCGTGCACGACCAGTTCGCCGACTTCACCGAGGGCCTCGCCGCGCTGTGCGGCAAGGACTCCGTGCTGCCGATGAACACCGGCGCCGAGGCCGTGGAGACCGCGATCAAGGTCAGCCGCAAGTGGGGCTACCAGGTCAAGGGCGTGCCGACCGACCAGGCCGAGATCATCGTGGCCTCGGGCAACTTCCACGGCCGCACCACGACCATCGTCGGGTTCTCCGACGACCCGGCCGCGCACGACGACTTCGGCCCGTTCGCGCCCGGCTTCGTCACCGTCCCGTACGGCGACCTCGCCGCGCTCGAGGCCGCGATCACCCCGAACACCGTCGCCGTGCTCGTCGAGCCGATCCAGGGCGAGGGTGGCGTGGTGATCCCGCCCGAGGGCTACCTGCGCGGGATCCGCGCGGCCTGCACCCGGGAGAACGTGCTCTTCGCCGCCGACGAGATCCAGGCCGGCCTGGGCCGGACCGGGCGCACCTTCGCCTGCGACCACGAGGACGTCGTCCCGGACATCTACGTCCTCGGCAAGGCGCTCGGCGGCGGCATCGTGCCGGTCTCGGCCATCGTGGCCGACAACGACGTGCTCGGCGTGCTGCGCCCGGGCCAGCACGGCTCCACCTTCGGCGGCAACCCGCTGGCCTGCGCCGTGGGCGCCGAGGTCGTGCGGATGCTGGCCACCGGCGACTTCCAGCGCCGCGCCGCCGAGCTCGGCGAGATGGTGCGCGAGCGGCTCGAGGGCCTGGTCGGGCACGGCGTCGTCGGGGTCCGCGTCCGGGGCCTGTGGGCCGGCGTCGACATCGACCCGGCGCGCGGCAGCGGCCGCGAGATCTGCGAGGCCCTGATGGAGCGCGGCGTCCTGGCCAAGGACACCCACGGCTCGACCATCCGCCTCGCGCCGCCGCTGGTCGTCGACGCCGACGACCTGGCGTGGGGCCTGGACCAGCTCGCGGAGGTCGTCGCGGGCTGA
- a CDS encoding threonine/serine ThrE exporter family protein, with translation MRDVRQRASGHQAARPRTPAPAPAPTRSRGAAPATPSGLDETGVMRLSETGTMRRVSRREIVDPAHVSLTIDLSLRVGELLLSSGAGAADVSATMQSIARHAGLHNADVDITFTSLSMSFQGDPETPPIGHTRQVAQRDIDYEDLTRVDHLVREVLADRATLREARARLARITSSGHGRPRWAVTLGWGLMAAGTAVSLGGGALVALIALVAAVVIDRLKKAMSRRRLPLFYQQVAGGAVATMIAAGATLLPVGLDPSLVVTASIIVLLAGIGFLGALQDALSGFYVTATARLTEAVLATAGIIAGVSGALSLAGTLGISVGTLEPAAVRLQDLPVMAAGAAVATAAFAFASYAPKRSLLPVGLIGAVAVVISQTVDLGFGRAWSVAFAALFVGLVSFPVASRLRFPILVLAVSTLVPLLPGLSIYRGLSLMAEGDTSRGLASMITAVSVAIALSSGVILGEYVAQPVGRNARRLENRLAGPRLVGPSVMPTGRRQPPTIQVASVEHVATEEVPPAEGAAAQAAQAARPAPQARPVQQAQQRGSANSTDLTDMLFLPLEPTDEGPPPGGSGR, from the coding sequence ATGAGAGACGTCCGCCAGCGGGCGTCCGGCCACCAGGCCGCACGCCCCCGCACCCCTGCCCCCGCCCCCGCCCCCACCCGCTCCCGCGGCGCCGCCCCCGCGACGCCGTCGGGCCTCGACGAGACCGGTGTCATGCGCCTGTCCGAGACCGGCACCATGCGCCGTGTCTCGCGGCGCGAGATCGTCGACCCGGCCCACGTCAGCCTGACCATCGACCTGTCCCTGCGCGTGGGCGAGCTGCTGCTCTCCAGCGGTGCCGGCGCGGCCGACGTCTCCGCGACGATGCAGTCGATCGCCCGGCACGCCGGGCTCCACAACGCCGACGTCGACATCACCTTCACCTCGCTGTCGATGAGCTTCCAGGGCGACCCCGAGACGCCCCCGATCGGGCACACGCGGCAGGTCGCCCAGCGCGACATCGACTACGAGGACCTGACCCGCGTCGACCACCTCGTGCGCGAGGTCCTCGCCGACCGCGCCACCCTGCGCGAGGCCCGCGCCCGGCTGGCCCGGATCACCTCCTCCGGCCACGGCCGGCCCCGCTGGGCCGTGACCCTGGGCTGGGGCCTGATGGCCGCCGGCACGGCCGTCTCGCTCGGTGGTGGCGCCCTGGTCGCGCTGATCGCGCTGGTGGCCGCGGTCGTGATCGACCGGCTCAAGAAGGCCATGTCGCGCCGCCGCCTGCCGCTGTTCTACCAGCAGGTGGCCGGGGGTGCGGTGGCCACGATGATCGCCGCCGGTGCCACCCTGCTGCCGGTGGGGCTCGACCCGTCGCTGGTGGTCACCGCCAGCATCATCGTGCTGCTGGCGGGGATCGGGTTCCTGGGCGCGCTCCAGGACGCGCTCTCCGGCTTCTACGTCACCGCCACCGCCCGGCTGACCGAGGCGGTCCTGGCCACCGCCGGCATCATCGCCGGCGTCAGCGGGGCCCTCTCGCTGGCCGGCACGCTCGGCATCAGCGTCGGGACCCTGGAGCCGGCGGCGGTGCGGCTGCAGGACCTGCCCGTGATGGCGGCCGGTGCCGCGGTGGCGACGGCGGCCTTCGCGTTCGCCTCCTACGCCCCCAAGCGCAGCCTGCTGCCGGTCGGGCTGATCGGCGCGGTGGCGGTGGTCATCTCGCAGACCGTGGACCTCGGCTTCGGCCGGGCCTGGTCGGTGGCGTTCGCCGCCCTCTTCGTCGGTCTGGTCAGCTTCCCGGTCGCGTCGCGGCTGAGGTTCCCGATCCTCGTGCTCGCGGTCTCGACCCTGGTGCCGCTGCTGCCGGGGCTCTCGATCTACCGCGGCCTGTCGCTGATGGCCGAGGGCGACACCTCGCGGGGCCTGGCCTCGATGATCACCGCGGTCTCCGTGGCCATCGCGCTGTCGTCCGGCGTGATCCTCGGCGAGTACGTCGCGCAGCCGGTCGGCCGCAACGCCCGCCGGCTCGAGAACCGGCTGGCCGGTCCCCGTCTGGTCGGCCCGTCGGTGATGCCCACCGGCCGCCGCCAGCCCCCGACGATCCAGGTCGCCTCGGTGGAGCACGTCGCCACCGAGGAGGTCCCGCCCGCCGAGGGTGCGGCGGCCCAGGCGGCCCAGGCGGCCCGGCCGGCCCCGCAGGCGCGGCCGGTCCAGCAGGCCCAGCAGCGCGGGTCGGCGAACTCCACCGACCTCACGGACATGCTGTTCCTGCCCCTGGAGCCGACCGACGAGGGTCCGCCGCCGGGCGGCTCAGGGCGCTGA